The region TGCTCGACGCCGTCGATCCCGCGGACCGCGTCCACGGCCTCGGCGGGCAGGGTCTCCTGGGCGACCACGAAGTATTCGATACTGCGCGCCTCGCGGAAGGGGGCCACGTAGGCGCTGTGGCTGAGGTCGTCGGGGTCGGCGACCTCGGGGGAGGCGGAGGCCTGCGGGTCCCGGAGGGGGTCGGATCCCCCGGACGCGAGGGGGTCGGCCTGTTCGCTGATGGGGGGTCGGTCCTCGACGACGGGGTCGGCCCAGGCCGGAGCCGCCCCGAACGCGGTGAAGGCGGCCACCAGGACCGCCGTGGTGCAAGCAGATCTACGGCTCCGCACGGGGATGTCTCGCCCTTTCTCTGAACGACCCGGGGTGTGGGGGACCCCTACGGCGCGCGCCTTTCCGATGACGTTCCGAGTCCAAGAATGGGTGTACCTGAACGCCTTTGCAAGAAGCCCACGCCGTCCGATATCGAACGTCCCGGTACGGGCCGGTCAGGGGGTCATGGGGGGTCGGGGGGTGTCTTCGTACTCCTCTGCAACGGTCACAGCCAGGGGGAATCGTACCGGAGTGTCCCCGAACAGGACAGTGCGCGCCCGCTCCCTGGCGGCATCGATCGCGTGAACGGCCTCCCGGGCCCGCTCGCGGGGCACGTGCAGCAGCACCTCGTCGTGCACGAAGAACACCACCGCCCCGGGCATCGACAGCCGCAGCGACGCGAGCAGCACCAGCGCCCACTCGGCCGCCCCGGCCTGCACCACGAAGTTCCGGGTGAACCGGCCGTGCGCCCGCCGGTGGCGCTCGCCGTCGGGGCCGGACGTGCGCCGCTCCCACCCGGCGGGCCGGGGCGAGGTGCGGCCCAGCCAGGACCGCACCACCCCGCCCCGCTCGCCGGTGCGGGCGGCGGCGTCCACGTACTCCAGGGCCCGCGGGTAGTGGCGGCGCAGCAGCGCCAGCAGCGGGGCGGCGTCCCCGCCGGTCTGGCCGTACATGGCGGAGATCAGGCCGAGTTTGGCGCGGGCCCGGTCGTCGCCGGTGTGCACGGCCAGGCGGGCGTACAGGTCGTCCTCGGCGGCCGCCTCGGCCAGGGCGGTGTCCCCCGAGACCGCGGCCAGGACGCGCGGCTCCAGCTGCCCGGCGTCGGCGCGCAGCAGCACCCACCCGGGGTCGGCCCGCACGGCGCCGCGCACCGCCTTGGGGATCTGGAGGGCGCCGCCGCCCCGGGTGGCCCACCGCCCGGAGACGACCCCGCCCACCACGTAGTCGGGGCGGAAGCGGCCCAGGCGCACCCCGTCGGGGCCCTCCCGCTCGTCCACCCAGGCGTCCCGCCAGGCCCAGCCGTTGGCCGAGTGCAGCCGCGACAGCTCCTTGTAGCGCAGCAGCAGCGGCACCACCGGGTGTTCGATCCGCTCCAGCTCCCGGGCCCGGGTCGAGGTGACGGGGTGGCCGATCCACGCCATGGCCTTGAGGACCTGTGCCGGGGAGTCGGGGTTGACCTCGCGGCCGACGGCCTCGCCGATGCGGGCGGCCAGGTCGGCCAGCACCGGGGGGCGGCGCCCCGCCGGGGGCCGCGTTCCCAGCAGGCCGGTGAGGATCCGGTCGTGCAGGTCGGGCCGCCAGGGCAGGCCCTCGTGGGACATCTCGGCGGCGGCCAGGGCCCCGGCCGACTCCAGCGCGGCCAGCAGGTCCATGCCGGGCGGCAGGGCGGCCAGGCGGCGCCGCTGGTCGGCGTGGACCTCGGCCAGGGCGTCGAGCCGGTCCGTGCCCGGCGGCAGGGTGGAGCGGTCGGCCTCGAAGAGCGCGGGCTGGGCGGCCGTGCCCTCCCCCGCCGGCTCGTGGGGGTCCGCGGGCACCGGGCGCCCGTGCAGCCGGGACCAGGCGGCGCCCAGGGACCGGGGCTCGCCGTGGCGCCCCTCGTATCCGAGCAGCAGCGCCTCGACGAGCGCCGCGTCGTGGCAGCGCTCCACCCGCACCCCGGCGCGCACCAGGTCGGGGTAGACGTCGCGGGTGTCGGCCCACACCCAGCGGGGCCGGTCGGCCTCGGCGGCGCGGACGGCCGCGGCCAGGTCGTCGACCCGCCGTTCGGGGCCGTCCCCGTCCAGCGGCCGCAACCGTCCGCCGCCCTCGCCGTCGGCGACCACCGCGATCCTCATGCGCCCATTCTGGTCCGCGGTACCGACGGTCCGCGGCCGCCCGGGCCCGACCCGCCGGGCAGGGGGCGCGGCCCCTACCGGCGGCCGGGCCGGACCACGTTCTCCAGCGGCTCCCCGGCCGCCCAGCGGGCGAGCTGGGCGTCCATGAACGCGCGGGCGCGCGGGTAGAACGCCGCGGACCCGCCCGCCACGTGCGGGGTGACGAACACGCCGGGGGCGTCCCACAGGGGGTGGTCCGCCGGCAGCGGCTCGGGGTCGGTGACGTCGAGCGCCGCGCGCACCCGCCCGTTCTGCGCCAGCAGCGCGCCGGTGTCCAGGACCGGGCCGCGACCGACGTTGACCACGAGCGCGTCGTCGCGCAGCAGCGCGAACTCCGCGGGGCCGAACAGCCCCCGGGTGCGCTCGGTCAGCGGGGTGACCAGCACGACGATGTCGGCGTGGGGCAGCAGCCCGGGCAGCTCGTCCACGCCGTGCACGTCCTCCTCGGGCCGGGCCCGGCTCGCCACCCGCACGACCTCGGCCTCGAAGGGCAGCAGGCGGCGCTCGACGGCCTGCCCGATGCTGCCGTAGCCGACGATGAGCACCCGCTGGTCGGCGAGGGAGCGCAGCGGCGCCGAGCCCCACCGGTGATCGCGCTGGTCGACCGCCCACCGGGGCAGGTCCCGCTGGGCGGCGAGGATGAGCGCCAGCGCGTGCTCGGCGGTGCT is a window of Nocardiopsis changdeensis DNA encoding:
- a CDS encoding 2-hydroxyacid dehydrogenase, yielding MAGRALVQWEENRRNAPEALTVDVYAGGPAPDGLDGVGFYQVPYAPSTQGVDERLDIIGRMPRLEVLQLTSAGYEHVLDLVPDHVTLCNGRGLHDASTAEHALALILAAQRDLPRWAVDQRDHRWGSAPLRSLADQRVLIVGYGSIGQAVERRLLPFEAEVVRVASRARPEEDVHGVDELPGLLPHADIVVLVTPLTERTRGLFGPAEFALLRDDALVVNVGRGPVLDTGALLAQNGRVRAALDVTDPEPLPADHPLWDAPGVFVTPHVAGGSAAFYPRARAFMDAQLARWAAGEPLENVVRPGRR
- a CDS encoding bifunctional 3'-5' exonuclease/DNA polymerase; its protein translation is MRIAVVADGEGGGRLRPLDGDGPERRVDDLAAAVRAAEADRPRWVWADTRDVYPDLVRAGVRVERCHDAALVEALLLGYEGRHGEPRSLGAAWSRLHGRPVPADPHEPAGEGTAAQPALFEADRSTLPPGTDRLDALAEVHADQRRRLAALPPGMDLLAALESAGALAAAEMSHEGLPWRPDLHDRILTGLLGTRPPAGRRPPVLADLAARIGEAVGREVNPDSPAQVLKAMAWIGHPVTSTRARELERIEHPVVPLLLRYKELSRLHSANGWAWRDAWVDEREGPDGVRLGRFRPDYVVGGVVSGRWATRGGGALQIPKAVRGAVRADPGWVLLRADAGQLEPRVLAAVSGDTALAEAAAEDDLYARLAVHTGDDRARAKLGLISAMYGQTGGDAAPLLALLRRHYPRALEYVDAAARTGERGGVVRSWLGRTSPRPAGWERRTSGPDGERHRRAHGRFTRNFVVQAGAAEWALVLLASLRLSMPGAVVFFVHDEVLLHVPRERAREAVHAIDAARERARTVLFGDTPVRFPLAVTVAEEYEDTPRPPMTP